The DNA segment GGTTCTGCAGCGACGGCATGAGGTAGAGCAACCGGGCGTTTGCGGTCTTGCAGGCGGCATCCAGCGCGTCCGGCCTTAGTCCGTGCTCGTCCATGGCCACACCCTGCAGCCGGAGCCCGAGAAGAGCGGCGAGGCCGCGAAAGCCCGGATAGGTGAGGTCTTCGGTCAGGACGACATCGCCGGCCCGGCAGAACGCCATCAGCGCGATGGTCAGGCCGTGCTGACTGCCGCCCGTGATGAGCGTGGTTTCGGGCGAGGCCGGCGCGCCCATATGGGTGATCCAGTTCGCCGCGGCCTGCCGATGCCTGAGCATCCCTCCGGTCGGCTGGTAGGTCAGCAATTCGCCCAGCATGCTCTCGCTGGACAATGCGGCCATGGTGGCCGAAAGGGCCTCGGCCGCCGCGGGGCAAGAGGCGGGTTCGTTCCGGGAGAGGTCCACGACCCTGTCCGCCAGGCCTGGGGAGGCGGTGTCGGCGACCGCCATGGGCTGGAGCAGGGAGGATGGCGTTGGGCCCGCGCGAACATAGGTACCGCGGCCGACTTCGCCGACCAGCAACCCGAGCCGTTCGGCCTCGCGGTAGGCGCGGGTCACCGTGCCCGTGGTGACGCCGAGGCGCCATGCGAGGTCACGGTGGGTAGGAAGTTTATCGCCCGCGCGCAGCAGGCCGCGGCCGATATCGCGGCGAACAGCCTCGGCAATGGCCGTGTATCGCGGGCCAGGCAGGTCAGAAAGGTCGGGGAGCCACATTGTCATGATGACAATGATTACATTGACCATAACATAGGGTCAATTATGTCTAGGAAACCCTGACAATGTGGCCAGACCTTGCTTTCTTCGGGAATTGTATGCTTACAATCGATCAGTCGGTGTCCGCTTCCGCTCCTAACTGGCGCGGTTGGTTCATCATGGGGTTTTCGCTGGCGTGGCGCGACCTGAGCGCACTGGCCGCGCGGATTGAAGTGGCATGGGAGCGCCAGAGCGAAAGGCGGCGCCTTGGCGCGCTGGATGACCGGGCGTTGAAGGACATGGGGTTCAGTCGCGCGGATGCCTGGCGCGAGGCGTCCAAGCCGGCATGGCGGGATTAGGCCGCCGGTCCGGCGGTAGGGGGAAGTCGTGATCCGTCCAGTGTGAAGCGAAGGAATTCGACCATGAATTCCTCGTCCTCCTCGGCCATTTTCCGCGCCAGTTTCAGCCAGCCGAAGGCGAAGAGAGCCATGAAAGCGGGCACGATGGCGGCCGGCCACAGGGGCCGGCCAGCCTGTTCATCGAGTCCGAAGAGGTCGAAGGCGACAACGAAGCCGATACCCACACCGATCAGGACAAAGGTGAACCAGACGAT comes from the Iodidimonas sp. SYSU 1G8 genome and includes:
- a CDS encoding PLP-dependent aminotransferase family protein translates to MTMWLPDLSDLPGPRYTAIAEAVRRDIGRGLLRAGDKLPTHRDLAWRLGVTTGTVTRAYREAERLGLLVGEVGRGTYVRAGPTPSSLLQPMAVADTASPGLADRVVDLSRNEPASCPAAAEALSATMAALSSESMLGELLTYQPTGGMLRHRQAAANWITHMGAPASPETTLITGGSQHGLTIALMAFCRAGDVVLTEDLTYPGFRGLAALLGLRLQGVAMDEHGLRPDALDAACKTANARLLYLMPSLQNPTTASMPEHRRREIAAVAARHDLLLLEDDVYGLLAADGTPPIAAIAPERTCYLTGMKVLGPGLRIGLLRVPPDRLQAVQSALRATMWMAPPLVGEIAARWMTDGTALALSDWHRREAAARAGLLSETFGDACRIGGYHAWLRLPEPWRAADITAQAGEAGVVVLPAETFAAGKAQPPQAIRLCIGCPPDRASLSAGLARLASLLDGKPHLDFASG
- a CDS encoding DUF1127 domain-containing protein gives rise to the protein MLTIDQSVSASAPNWRGWFIMGFSLAWRDLSALAARIEVAWERQSERRRLGALDDRALKDMGFSRADAWREASKPAWRD